The following are encoded in a window of Poecile atricapillus isolate bPoeAtr1 chromosome 21, bPoeAtr1.hap1, whole genome shotgun sequence genomic DNA:
- the RNF43 gene encoding E3 ubiquitin-protein ligase RNF43 isoform X1, which produces MSAGPQVQLAVLWPWLLMATLQAGLGHTGLALAAAVESERAAAQKAIIRVIPLKVEPIILEGEFANVAEVTPAEGKLLQSHPLSLCNTSEDEHTESGFITIVKLEQPDRDPNPCLSLANKAKLAGERGARAILFDITDDESAADQLRKPRGLSQPVVLIRGHDAELLMGVVNKNREAHVKIEVKEPPAWPDYDVWILLTVVSTVVVIILIFVVRTKCQLNRTQDSVQQQTLQAIGQLATRRYQPRARPAPRWDSASSCSSAPVCAICLEEFSEGQELRIISCSHEFHRECVDPWLQQHHTCPLCMFNILARDSGDQAMAASSRLVPQDMEPGRRLHLFRQHPGHALYHLPHAYPQRNLRSLPPEPAHSNPFFHSPELSQLDFGTIHYMPYRPATSLLACGHVASLAPGSLGQQLPNPCACGQVLAPHRTCPVQPQPPCVAPKAALAQKQHRVPALRRGLGHGQQHNSSGSGESYLTEHSGYLADGPGSDSSSGPCHGSSSDSMLNCTDVSLQGIHGSCSTFRSSLSSDYDPFVYCSSEGPATDHGQEQLRPPRESRPRSLDLMVPRGAAPAKPQVLSHIHYHHHQHHHYRRDAECPPGRAGQGPGPRRSRYSGAKVALHSGRTQKRTEKSHHSQQPLESGAVLQEAAPAGQPACPQEGWELPHAPSTSPNRLDVSVDANRQLGAAGTPPVPLAPRHSLQSRHHRRKRKCPLVPDPALLPKDSGKPRACDTHLPPGHPFRCCPEAQPLIPSAPMPGGSRPLWKCLVPQPSSELRKQEEGLSGQEKNRLVPADFSGMGTSRHGLSVHLHCPSQKGGQGSEEEVQDVHEHSV; this is translated from the exons TCCCACCCACTATCCCTGTGCAACACCAGCGAGGATGAACACACAGAATCAGGATTCATCACCATCGTCAAGCTGGAACAGCCAGATCGGGATCCCaacccctgcctgtccctggcCAACAAG GCAAAGCTGGCAGGGGAGCGTGGAGCCCGTGCGATCCTTTTCGACATCACCGATGATGAAAGTGCTGCTGATCAG CTGAGGAAGCCCAGAGGCCTGAGCCAGCCCGTGGTCCTGATCAGGGGCCACGATGCTGAGCTCCTCATGGGCGTCGTGAACAAGAACAGAGAGGCCCACGTGAAGATAGAGGTCAAGGAGCCACCAGCTTGG CCAGACTACGACGTGTGGATTCTTCTCACAGTGGTCAGCACTGTGGTCGTcatcattttgatttttgttgtcCGCACAAAGTGCCAACTGAACAGGACTCAG GACTCGGTGCAGCAGCAGACCCTGCAGGCCATCGGGCAATTGGCCACGCGCCGCTACCAGCCCCGGGCGCGGCCGGCCCCGCGCTGGGACtcggccagcagctgcagctctgccccgGTCTGTGCCATCTGCCTCGAGGAGTTCAGCGAGGGACAG GAACTGCGGATCATCTCGTGCTCTCACGAGTTCCATCGGGAATGTGTTGACCCTTGGCTGCAGCAACATCACACGTGTCCACTTTGCATGTTCAATATTCTTG CCAGAGACTCGGGGGACCAGGCCAtggctgccagctccaggctggtCCCTCAGGACATGGAGCCTGGGCGGCGACTCCACCTTTTCCGCCAGCATCCAGGACATGCCCTTTACCACCTCCCACACGCGTATCCTCAGAGGAACCTCAGGAGCTTgcccccagagccagcccaCAGCAACCCCTTCTTCCACTCTccagagctctcccagctggATTTTGGCACCATCCACTACATGCCCTACAGACCGGCCACCTCCCTGCTGGCCTGTGGCCACGTGGCCTCGCTGGCCCCAGGCTCgctggggcagcagctccccaaCCCCTGTGCATGTGGGCAGGTGTTGGCACCCCACAGGACGTGTCCCGTGCAGCCTCAGCCCCCCTGTGTGGCGCCCaaggcagccctggcacagaagCAGCACCGTGTGCCCGCCCTGCGCCGGGGGCTTGGCCACGGGCAGCAGCACAACAGCAGCGGCTCTGGGGAGAGCTATCTCACGGAGCACAGCGGCTACCTGGCCGACGGGCCGGGCAGCGACTCCAGCTCAGGGCCCTGCCACGGCTCCTCCAGTGACTCCATGTTGAACTGCACAGACGTCAGCCTGCAGGGTATCCACGGCAGCTGCTCCACCTTCcgcagctccctcagcagcgACTACGATCCCTTCGTGTACTGCAGCTCGGAGGGCCCCGCCACGGACCacggccaggagcagctgcgGCCACCCAGGGAGAGCCGGCCCCGCTCCTTGGACCTCATGGTGCCcaggggagctgctccagccaagCCCCAGGTGCTCAGCCACATCcactaccaccaccaccagcaccaccactaCAGGCGGGACGCCGAGTGTCCCCCTGGGCGAGCCGGCCAGGGGCCGGGGCCACGCAGATCCCGCTACTCCGGGGCCAAGGTTGCTTTGCACAGTGGTCGTACACAAAAGAGGACTGAGAAGAGCCATCACTCTCAGCAGCCTCTGGAAAGCGGTGCcgtgctgcaggaggcagctccagcaggacagccagcctgtccccaggagggCTGGGAACTCCCTCACGCTCCCTCCACTTCTCCAAACAGGTTGGACGTCAGTGTAGATGCCAACAGACAattgggagcagctggcacACCCCCTGTCCCGCTGGCCCCCAGACACAGCTTACAGAGCAGGCATCACCGAAGGAAAAGAAAGTGTCCCCTGGTTCCCgacccagctctcctgcccaaGGACTCAGGCAAGCCCAGAGCCTGCGACACTCACCTTCCTCCCGGCCATCCCTTCCGCTGCTGTCCCGAAGCCCAGCCCCTGATCCCAAGCGCTCCCATGcccggcggctcccggccgCTCTGGAAGTGTTTAgtgccacagcccagctccGAGCTGAGGAAGCAGGAGGAGGGGTTGTCAGGACAGGAGAAAAACCGCTTGGTTCCTGCAGATTTCTCAGGGATGGGCACCTCCAGACACGGTCTGAGTGTCCACCTTCACTGCCCATCTCAGAAGGGTGGTCAGG GATCTGAAGAGGAGGTTCAGGATGTCCATGAACACTCAGTTTAA
- the RNF43 gene encoding E3 ubiquitin-protein ligase RNF43 isoform X2: MLPTQELQWWHQQSHPLSLCNTSEDEHTESGFITIVKLEQPDRDPNPCLSLANKAKLAGERGARAILFDITDDESAADQLRKPRGLSQPVVLIRGHDAELLMGVVNKNREAHVKIEVKEPPAWPDYDVWILLTVVSTVVVIILIFVVRTKCQLNRTQDSVQQQTLQAIGQLATRRYQPRARPAPRWDSASSCSSAPVCAICLEEFSEGQELRIISCSHEFHRECVDPWLQQHHTCPLCMFNILARDSGDQAMAASSRLVPQDMEPGRRLHLFRQHPGHALYHLPHAYPQRNLRSLPPEPAHSNPFFHSPELSQLDFGTIHYMPYRPATSLLACGHVASLAPGSLGQQLPNPCACGQVLAPHRTCPVQPQPPCVAPKAALAQKQHRVPALRRGLGHGQQHNSSGSGESYLTEHSGYLADGPGSDSSSGPCHGSSSDSMLNCTDVSLQGIHGSCSTFRSSLSSDYDPFVYCSSEGPATDHGQEQLRPPRESRPRSLDLMVPRGAAPAKPQVLSHIHYHHHQHHHYRRDAECPPGRAGQGPGPRRSRYSGAKVALHSGRTQKRTEKSHHSQQPLESGAVLQEAAPAGQPACPQEGWELPHAPSTSPNRLDVSVDANRQLGAAGTPPVPLAPRHSLQSRHHRRKRKCPLVPDPALLPKDSGKPRACDTHLPPGHPFRCCPEAQPLIPSAPMPGGSRPLWKCLVPQPSSELRKQEEGLSGQEKNRLVPADFSGMGTSRHGLSVHLHCPSQKGGQGSEEEVQDVHEHSV; encoded by the exons TCCCACCCACTATCCCTGTGCAACACCAGCGAGGATGAACACACAGAATCAGGATTCATCACCATCGTCAAGCTGGAACAGCCAGATCGGGATCCCaacccctgcctgtccctggcCAACAAG GCAAAGCTGGCAGGGGAGCGTGGAGCCCGTGCGATCCTTTTCGACATCACCGATGATGAAAGTGCTGCTGATCAG CTGAGGAAGCCCAGAGGCCTGAGCCAGCCCGTGGTCCTGATCAGGGGCCACGATGCTGAGCTCCTCATGGGCGTCGTGAACAAGAACAGAGAGGCCCACGTGAAGATAGAGGTCAAGGAGCCACCAGCTTGG CCAGACTACGACGTGTGGATTCTTCTCACAGTGGTCAGCACTGTGGTCGTcatcattttgatttttgttgtcCGCACAAAGTGCCAACTGAACAGGACTCAG GACTCGGTGCAGCAGCAGACCCTGCAGGCCATCGGGCAATTGGCCACGCGCCGCTACCAGCCCCGGGCGCGGCCGGCCCCGCGCTGGGACtcggccagcagctgcagctctgccccgGTCTGTGCCATCTGCCTCGAGGAGTTCAGCGAGGGACAG GAACTGCGGATCATCTCGTGCTCTCACGAGTTCCATCGGGAATGTGTTGACCCTTGGCTGCAGCAACATCACACGTGTCCACTTTGCATGTTCAATATTCTTG CCAGAGACTCGGGGGACCAGGCCAtggctgccagctccaggctggtCCCTCAGGACATGGAGCCTGGGCGGCGACTCCACCTTTTCCGCCAGCATCCAGGACATGCCCTTTACCACCTCCCACACGCGTATCCTCAGAGGAACCTCAGGAGCTTgcccccagagccagcccaCAGCAACCCCTTCTTCCACTCTccagagctctcccagctggATTTTGGCACCATCCACTACATGCCCTACAGACCGGCCACCTCCCTGCTGGCCTGTGGCCACGTGGCCTCGCTGGCCCCAGGCTCgctggggcagcagctccccaaCCCCTGTGCATGTGGGCAGGTGTTGGCACCCCACAGGACGTGTCCCGTGCAGCCTCAGCCCCCCTGTGTGGCGCCCaaggcagccctggcacagaagCAGCACCGTGTGCCCGCCCTGCGCCGGGGGCTTGGCCACGGGCAGCAGCACAACAGCAGCGGCTCTGGGGAGAGCTATCTCACGGAGCACAGCGGCTACCTGGCCGACGGGCCGGGCAGCGACTCCAGCTCAGGGCCCTGCCACGGCTCCTCCAGTGACTCCATGTTGAACTGCACAGACGTCAGCCTGCAGGGTATCCACGGCAGCTGCTCCACCTTCcgcagctccctcagcagcgACTACGATCCCTTCGTGTACTGCAGCTCGGAGGGCCCCGCCACGGACCacggccaggagcagctgcgGCCACCCAGGGAGAGCCGGCCCCGCTCCTTGGACCTCATGGTGCCcaggggagctgctccagccaagCCCCAGGTGCTCAGCCACATCcactaccaccaccaccagcaccaccactaCAGGCGGGACGCCGAGTGTCCCCCTGGGCGAGCCGGCCAGGGGCCGGGGCCACGCAGATCCCGCTACTCCGGGGCCAAGGTTGCTTTGCACAGTGGTCGTACACAAAAGAGGACTGAGAAGAGCCATCACTCTCAGCAGCCTCTGGAAAGCGGTGCcgtgctgcaggaggcagctccagcaggacagccagcctgtccccaggagggCTGGGAACTCCCTCACGCTCCCTCCACTTCTCCAAACAGGTTGGACGTCAGTGTAGATGCCAACAGACAattgggagcagctggcacACCCCCTGTCCCGCTGGCCCCCAGACACAGCTTACAGAGCAGGCATCACCGAAGGAAAAGAAAGTGTCCCCTGGTTCCCgacccagctctcctgcccaaGGACTCAGGCAAGCCCAGAGCCTGCGACACTCACCTTCCTCCCGGCCATCCCTTCCGCTGCTGTCCCGAAGCCCAGCCCCTGATCCCAAGCGCTCCCATGcccggcggctcccggccgCTCTGGAAGTGTTTAgtgccacagcccagctccGAGCTGAGGAAGCAGGAGGAGGGGTTGTCAGGACAGGAGAAAAACCGCTTGGTTCCTGCAGATTTCTCAGGGATGGGCACCTCCAGACACGGTCTGAGTGTCCACCTTCACTGCCCATCTCAGAAGGGTGGTCAGG GATCTGAAGAGGAGGTTCAGGATGTCCATGAACACTCAGTTTAA